From the Lathyrus oleraceus cultivar Zhongwan6 chromosome 4, CAAS_Psat_ZW6_1.0, whole genome shotgun sequence genome, one window contains:
- the LOC127136213 gene encoding uncharacterized protein LOC127136213, whose protein sequence is MDIDYAIRKYEPPAITDEITPDAITLYERWERSNRLSVMFIKTKVIGGIRSSVDHYENVYDLLKVIDDQFVTSEKALASTLIMKFSSYRLTSVKGVCEHIMKMRDISAQLKKLEVDMFDSFLVHYILNSPPSEYGPFKISYNTHKDNWSINELMTMCVQEEERLVME, encoded by the coding sequence ATGGACATAGATTATGCTATTAGGAAATACGAACCACCTGCAATTACAGATGAAATTACTCCAGATGCAATCACACTATATGAGCGGTGGGAGAGATCCAACCGGCTCAGTGTGATGTTCATTAAGACTAAGGTCATAGGTGGAATACGTAGTTCTGTCGATCATTATGAGAATGTCTATGATTTGCTGAAAGTCATTGACGATCAGTTCGTCACTTCTGAAAAGGCTTTGGCAAGCACATTAATTATGAAATTTTCCTCCTACCGACTCACCAGTGTGAAAGGTGTGTGTGAGCACATAATGAAAATGCGTGACATTTCAGCTCAACTTAAGAAACTTGAGGTTGATATGTTTGACTCCTTCCTGGTGCACTATATTCTAAACTCTCCTCCATCTGAGTATGGGCCTTTCAAGATCTCCTACAATACACATAAAGACAACTGGTCAATCAATGAATTAATGACCATGTGTGTTCAGGAAGAAGAAAGGCTTGTAATGGAATAG